From a region of the Tachysurus fulvidraco isolate hzauxx_2018 chromosome 5, HZAU_PFXX_2.0, whole genome shotgun sequence genome:
- the LOC113661688 gene encoding DNA-directed RNA polymerase II subunit RPB1-like, giving the protein MNPSPPGRSIQPGYTRRDPRPSPYPRPAPADPMAGYRRFQLRHIISELTTLLEQLISPELPAHAYLPSPIMRNPPVLMSSSQTTLVNLVDRGSQTDGCPHAHPCTREPGTPGSPPPYAYVRPLSPTFPSSPSDSNPASPDYTPESPDYTPGSPDYTPTTPLY; this is encoded by the exons ATGA ATCCTTCACCTCCAGGTCGGTCAATTCAGCCTGGCTACACCCGCCGGGACCCTCGTCCTTCTCCCTATCCAAGACCTGCGCCTGCTGACCCCATGGCCGGCTATCGCCGCTTCCAACTGCGTCATATCATCTCTGAGCTCACTACGCTTCTGGAACAGCTCATTTCTCCTGAACTGCCTGCGCATGCTTATCTGCCATCCCCTATTATGAGAAATCCTCCTGTTCTCATGTCCTCCTCTCAAACCACTCTGGTAAACCTCGTGGACAGGGGATCTCAAACTGATGGCTGTCCTCATGCTCACCCTTGCACCCGTGAGCCTGGAACTCCCGGCTCCCCCCCTCCTTATGCCTATGTTCGTCCCCTCTCTCCCACCTTTCCATCTTCTCCCTCTGATTCTAACCCTGcgtctccagattacactcctgaatctccagattacactcctggatctccagattacactcctactACTCCCCTTTACTAA
- the LOC113640866 gene encoding golgin subfamily A member 6-like protein 22, which produces MASNKDTEWHRKRRKSKSPPPSNPAWHRKRRKSKSPPPMMLNLVLCGSDEALKTSISDLILEDVKTGEVCGQRLRLEVMPALYNTHLSDEEVTHEILRCISLDNPVHAFLFIFPVGPVTDNDKGEIETIQRTFGTKVCDHSFALFTNKNFNKAAAINFVEQSSEMEEIRHMCGDRYMILDKGKKNKHKQVTELLERVKKLKKIYSLQMYIEAQKDGAKQPLEDEMAKMKKQLKAKQQEACAEGENSNCLRLLLIGKTGNGKSATGNTILGRAEFESDVNMTSVTRMCQKGLGEVQGRSVAVVDTPGLFDTTLSNEEVKEEIVKCVSMLAPGPHAFIIVLSVGRFTEEEKQTLNLIRKMFGPDAVKYTIVLFTGGDKLKNKTFEDYLKTGNNPYVNSLIRDCGGRAHLFDNNIKDTEQVSELLQKFEEMIKFNRDNYFTNEMFEKAEMSIQQKQEEMLKEIEEQMQAERETLQARYEEELKQMWNNMEKEKERSEKERCKREKIFKEREEEMRREYKKKEEEEKQKWLKENQRREEEEKRQTAEKNRMMDEMRKELENQKATFLQQQTEREEEDRKRADRERKNKERFEQKQKKSITQIKLKQEEEIQKRVEEEQKRRKEQEEERENWKRKMKEAEKDKKEIKEEIERKLREQEMRWKEQMEERDKEDKRTKERHAEELRAQEENQKQMRKRFEKEREQERNEWQKTERRKREQIEREYQESKEKIMQEYEEREKIRKEEWNKRIQEDNKRREEEQKSLERLKEKMEAERQEEMKRREKEDKDRKEKADRAYEEMKNDYEKKMKKMETKHQDAARKKAEEMNDLEAKHKDHIQDLINKHQHDYELLSDLYESTKKKGRQQSKKKEDKKGEMCIIS; this is translated from the exons ATGGCGTCGAACAAAG ATACAGAATGGCataggaagaggaggaagagtaaGAGCCCACCTCCATCAA ATCCAGCATGGCAtaggaagaggagaaagagtAAGAGCCCACCTCCAATGA TGTTGAACTTGGTGTTGTGTGGAAGTGATGAAGCATTAAAGACCTCCATATCAGATCTGATATTAGAGGATGTGAAGACTGGAGAAGTCTGTGGACAGCGTCTCAGGCTGGAGGTGATGCCAGCTCTCTACAACACTCATCTCTCAGATGAGGAAGTGACACACGAGATTCTTCGCTGTATCTCTCTTGATAATCCTGTCCAcgcttttcttttcatctttccTGTTGGTCCTGTCACAGATAATGACAAAGGAGAAATAGAGACTATACAGAGAACCTTTGGTACAAAGGTCTGTGATCATAGTTTTGCTCTTTTTACCAACAAGAACTTTAATAAAGCTGCTGCAATTAACTTTGTAGAGCAAAGTTCAGAAATGGAAGAAATTCGACACATGTGTGGGGACAGATATATGATCTtggataaaggaaaaaaaaataaacacaaacaggtGACAGAACTGTTAGAGAGAGTAAAAAAGCTGAAGAAGATTTATTCGCTCCAAATGTATATTGAGGCACAGAAAGATGGAGCTAAACAGCCACTAGAGGATGAAATGGCTAAAATGAAGAAGCAACTTAAAGCAAAACAACAGGAAGCAT GTGCAGAGGGTGAAAACTCCAACTGTTTGAGATTATTACTGATTGGGAAAACAGGAAATGGAAAGAGTGCAACAGGAAACACTATTCTAGGAAGAGCCGAATTTGAGAGTGATGTCAACATGACTTCTGTGACAAGAATGTGTCAGAAGGGATTGGGAGAAGTACAGGGCAGATCAGTAGCTGTTGTGGACACTCCAGGACTCTTTGACACCACACTCTCAAATGaagaagtaaaagaagaaaTTGTGAAATGTGTCTCAATGTTAGCACCAGGACCACATGCCTTCATCATTGTGCTTAGTGTGGGAAGGTTTACTGAGGAAGAGAAGCAAACACTGAATCTGATTAGGAAGATGTTTGGTCCTGATGCTGTAAAGTACACTATAGTGCTGTTTACTGGAGGAgataaactgaaaaataaaacatttgaagaTTATCTTAAAACTGGTAATAATCCATATGTGAACAGTCTAATCAGAGACTGTGGTGGAAGAGCTCACTTGTTTGATAACAATATAAAAGATACCGAACAAGTTAGTGAGCTTCTCCAAAAGTTTGAAGAAATGATAAAGTTCAACAGGGACAATTACTTTACTAATGAGATGTTTGAGAAGGCAGAGATGTCGATACAACAGAAACAGGAGGAGATGCTAAAAGAGATAGAGGAGCAGATGcaagctgagagagagactctACAGGCCAGATATGAAGAAGAACTGAAACAGATGTGGAATAAtatggagaaagagaaagagagatcgGAAAAGGAAAGAtgtaaaagggaaaaaatatttaaggagAGGGAAGAAGAAATGAGGCGAGAAtataagaagaaagaagaagaagagaaacagaaatggTTGAAAGAGAACCAAAGacgagaagaagaggaaaaacgACAGACTGCAGAAAAGAACCGAATGATGGATGAGATGAGGAAAGAACTAGAAAATCAAAAAGCTACATTTTTACAACAGCAAACtgaaagagaggaggaggacAGAAAAAgggcagatagagagagaaagaataaagaacgctttgaacaaaaacaaaagaaatcaattacacaaataaaactcaaACAGGAAGAAGAAATCCAAAAGAGAGTTGAGGAAGaacaaaagagaagaaaagaacaggaagaagagagagaaaactggaagagaaaaatgaaggaggcagaaaaggataaaaaagaaatcaaggaGGAAATTGAAAGGAAACTGAGAGAACAGGAGATGAGATGGAAAGAGCAGATggaagaaagagataaagaagaCAAGAGAACAAAAGAGAGACATGCTGAAGAACTGAGAGCACAAGAGGAAAATCAGAAGCAAATGAGAAAAAGATttgaaaaggaaagagaacaagagagaaatGAGTGGCAGAAGACAGAAAGGAGGAAACGAGAgcaaatagagagagagtatcaggaaagtaaagagaaaataatgCAGGAGTATGAGGAACGggaaaaaataaggaaagaagAATGGAATAAAAGAATCCAAGAAGAcaataaaagaagagaagaggagcaAAAGAGTCtagagagactgaaagaaaaGATGGAAGCAGAAAGacaagaggaaatgaaaaggagagagaaagaagataaagacagaaaagaaaaagcagacaGAGCCTATGAGGAAATGAAAAATGATtatgagaagaaaatgaaaaaaatggagACCAAACATCAGGATGCGGCTAGAAAAAAAGCAGAGGAGATGAATGACCTGGAGGCAAAACATAAAGATCACATACAAGACTTGATTAACAAACATCAGCATGATTATGAACTTCTCAGTGATCTGTATGAAAgtacaaaaaagaaaggaagacagcaaagcaaaaaaaaggaagataaaAAAGGAGAGATGTGCATTATTTCCTAA